The following proteins come from a genomic window of Maylandia zebra isolate NMK-2024a linkage group LG22, Mzebra_GT3a, whole genome shotgun sequence:
- the LOC112430260 gene encoding kelch-like protein 10, translated as MSEEGQPPYKSSSVYNELRSEGQFCDAIIKVEDVEFPVHRVILCNCTPYFRALFSRWSNPDKQVFNIPGVSPEMMGLIIDFAYTGSVSITEENVVELLMAADQFNAMDIVKLCSDFLGEQLCPENCVDIWQFTKVCLSPELRAKAYHYIINNFKQVVLEEEFLQLTVEELADILDRDDLNVQLETTVYEVLTKWISHVPAERKQHLTALLPKVRLGLMTSDYLKDNVLSSELVGANSECVSMISNVILDIHGLGSRPFMSGLCHPLARPRLPHSILLAIGGWSGGDPTNGIEAYDCRANRWVNVTNNLECPRAYHGAAFLNGYVYFIGGFDRVEHFSSVRRFDLTTRACNEVGPMHSCRCYVSVTVLNGFIYALGGYDGHVRLSSAERYQPEINQWSLIAPMHEQRSDASCTTLNNRIYICGGFNGNECLQTAEYYNPESNQWTMISPMNSRRSGIGVIAYADHVFAVGGFDGNNRLRTAEAYNPHSNTWNLVSSMLTPRSNFGIEVIDDRLFVVGGFNGFTTTSNVEYYDTLTNEWYEACDMEIFRSALSCCVVSGLCNMTEYTFPRDFLPLANVPEEAMESAEST; from the exons GGCTCTTTTCAGCCGCTGGAGCAACCCAGACAAACAGGTCTTCAACATACCTGGCGTGTCTCCTGAGATGATGGGACTCATCATTGACTTTGCATACACCGGCTCAGTTTCCATAACGGAGGAAAATGTAGTGGAACTTCTCATGGCAGCTGATCAATTCAATGCAATGGACATTGTGAAACTCTGCTCTGACTTTCTCGGGGAGCAACTGTGCCCAGAGAACTGCGTTGACATTTGGCAGTTCACAAAAGTATGCTTATCACCCGAACTACGCGCCAAGGCCTACCACTACATCATCAATAACTTTAAGCAGGTTGTTCTTGAGGAGGAGTTCCTGCAGCTAACTGTGGAGGAACTTGCTGACATCCTTGATAGAGACGACCTCAATGTGCAGTTGGAGACCACTGTGTATGAAGTGCTTACAAAGTGGATTAGCCATGTACCTGCAGAACGGAAACAACACCTCACCGCTCTGTTGCCCAAG GTCCGACTGGGATTGATGACGTCAGACTACCTAAAGGACAATGTGCTGTCTAGTGAGCTGGTGGGGGCCAATTCTGAGTGCGTGTCCATGATAAGTAATGTCATCTTAGACATACATGGTCTAGGAAGCAGACCCTTCATGTCTGGCTTGTGTCACCCTCTTGCTCGTCCCCGCCTGCCTCATTCCATCCTGCTGGCCATTGGGGGGTGGAGTGGTGGTGATCCAACTAACGGCATCGAGGCCTACGATTGCCGGGCTAACCGCTGGGTCAACGTAACGAACAACCTCGAGTGTCCTCGTGCTTATCATGGAGCCGCCTTCCTCAACGGGTACGTCTACTTCATTGGTGGCTTCGACAGGGTGGAGCATTTCAGCAGCGTCCGTAGGTTTGACCTGACCACTCGCGCCTGTAATGAGGTGGGGCCCATGCACTCCTGCCGCTGCTATGTGAGTGTGACTGTGTTGAACGGGTTCATCTATGCCCTGGGAGGCTACGACGGGCATGTACGACTCAGCAGTGCAGAGCGCTATCAACCTGAAATCAACCAGTGGAGTCTTATTGCACCGATGCACGAACAGAGGAGCGACGCCAGCTGCACAACACTTAACAACCGG atttaCATTTGTGGTGGATTCAATGGCAACGAGTGTCTACAGACAGCTGAATATTACAACCCAGAGAGCAACCAGTGGACGATGATCAGTCCCATGAACAGCCGCCGCAGCGGGATAGGTGTCATTGCATATGCGGATCATGTCTTTGCA GTTGGTGGCTTCGATGGAAACAACCGTCTGCGCACCGCTGAGGCTTACAACCCACATTCCAATACGTGGAACCTCGTGTCCTCTATGCTGACCCCCCGCAGCAACTTTGGCATTGAGGTAATTGACGATCGCCTCTTTGTCGTCGGGGGTTTCAACGGCTTCACCACCACTTCGAACGTTGAGTACTACGACACTTTAACCAATGAGTGGTATGAGGCGTGCGACATGGAGATTTTCCGCAGCGCCTTGAGCTGCTGTGTGGTGTCCGGACTTTGCAACATGACTGAGTACACCTTTCCTCGTGACTTCCTGCCACTTGCCAATGTGCCAGAAGAAGCAATGGAGTCAGCAGAGTCCACATAA